The Flavobacterium faecale genome has a segment encoding these proteins:
- a CDS encoding orotate phosphoribosyltransferase: MNLESPKTTVAKSAQELFNSLSDVKNFEQLMPDNIAKFEVTGEDSFIFGLKGMPEIKLKVKEKIAPSKIILGAASDKLPFTLVANIESISENSSEIQFNFDGEFNAMMAMMVKGPISKLIETLSANAAKL, from the coding sequence ATGAATTTAGAAAGCCCAAAAACAACCGTTGCTAAATCAGCTCAAGAATTATTCAATTCTTTATCTGATGTAAAGAACTTTGAACAATTAATGCCAGATAATATTGCTAAATTCGAAGTGACAGGAGAAGACTCTTTTATCTTTGGACTAAAAGGGATGCCAGAAATTAAATTGAAGGTGAAAGAAAAAATTGCACCTAGCAAAATAATTTTAGGAGCTGCTAGCGATAAATTACCTTTTACCCTGGTAGCCAATATCGAAAGTATATCTGAAAATTCAAGTGAAATCCAATTTAACTTTGATGGTGAATTTAATGCCATGATGGCAATGATGGTAAAAGGACCCATCAGTAAATTAATTGAAACGTTATCAGCTAACGCTGCAAAATTATAA
- a CDS encoding biotin--[acetyl-CoA-carboxylase] ligase, translated as MKLIKLNAIDSTNDYLKQLAVKEDLQSFTVVTAESQTKGRGQMGAVWVTEEGKNLIMSVFIKNSVKDITAVFDLNIAVAVSIIEALQQFEIPGLRIKWPNDIMSYNFKVGGILIENNIKADGSINSVIGLGLNVNQLDFGPLPKASSLQVITKKLYDRDAILNSILFEMQKNCALSKNNPQLLWDSYLSLLFKKGIPMAFRKEITGHDFMGIIQSVNKEGELEVLLEDDTIEKYRVKEVQMLY; from the coding sequence ATGAAACTAATCAAACTCAATGCCATAGATTCAACTAATGACTATTTAAAACAATTAGCTGTAAAAGAGGATTTGCAGAGTTTTACTGTGGTAACTGCTGAATCACAAACTAAAGGTAGAGGTCAAATGGGTGCTGTTTGGGTTACGGAAGAGGGTAAGAACCTTATAATGAGTGTTTTTATTAAAAATTCTGTTAAGGATATTACTGCGGTTTTTGATTTAAATATAGCTGTAGCGGTGTCAATTATAGAGGCATTACAGCAGTTCGAAATACCAGGGTTGCGCATAAAGTGGCCAAACGACATTATGTCATACAATTTTAAGGTTGGTGGCATTTTAATCGAAAATAATATAAAAGCTGATGGCAGTATAAATTCCGTCATTGGTTTGGGTCTAAATGTAAATCAACTTGATTTTGGACCGTTACCCAAAGCCTCTTCATTGCAAGTAATTACCAAAAAACTATATGATCGTGATGCTATTTTAAATAGTATTTTATTCGAAATGCAGAAGAATTGTGCTCTTTCGAAAAATAACCCACAACTATTGTGGGATAGTTATTTAAGTCTTTTGTTTAAAAAGGGTATTCCAATGGCTTTTCGAAAAGAAATCACTGGACATGATTTTATGGGAATTATTCAAAGTGTAAATAAGGAAGGTGAACTTGAAGTACTATTGGAAGATGATACTATCGAAAAGTATAGAGTTAAAGAAGTTCAGATGTTGTATTAG
- the rsfS gene encoding ribosome silencing factor has translation MAKKTVNNDDLLANIIKGIEEVKGNDIDILDLRDIDTSVCDYFVICNGNSNTQVNAIVNSIQKTVSKELKDKPWHIEGTDNAEWVLMDYVNIVVHVFQKHIREYYNIESLWGDAKITTIENKY, from the coding sequence ATGGCGAAAAAAACAGTAAATAATGATGACCTTTTAGCAAACATCATTAAAGGAATAGAAGAAGTAAAAGGAAACGATATTGACATTCTAGATTTAAGAGACATAGATACATCAGTTTGTGATTATTTCGTTATCTGTAACGGTAATTCAAATACGCAGGTTAACGCCATTGTAAACTCCATCCAAAAAACAGTTTCAAAAGAATTAAAAGATAAGCCTTGGCATATTGAAGGGACTGACAATGCCGAATGGGTACTTATGGATTATGTTAACATCGTAGTACATGTTTTCCAAAAACACATTAGAGAATATTATAACATTGAAAGCCTTTGGGGTGATGCAAAAATCACTACAATCGAAAACAAATACTAA
- the ftsH gene encoding ATP-dependent zinc metalloprotease FtsH codes for MAKSNNPNPNKFKISSWLVYPAILIIFLLISVATGGSNMQEPAQLTSSKFNVFLEKGQIEKVIVYNKTEAEVFLKPDALKLPEHKKVSKDIFDRPNTKGPQYTFEIGNDQIFQTKLEAAVAEGKLKDFNFLAKSNWSDILISLLPIIILIGVWLFIMRKMSGGGGGGGGQIFNIGKSKAKLFDEKTDVKTTFKDVAGLEGAKEEIQEIVEFLKNPEKYTNLGGKIPKGALLVGPPGTGKTLLAKAVAGEAQVPFFSLSGSDFVEMFVGVGASRVRDLFKQAKEKSPAIIFIDEIDAVGRARGKNNMSGGNDERENTLNQLLTEMDGFGSDSNVIVLAATNRADVLDKALMRAGRFDRQIFVDLPDIRERAEIFKVHLAPLKKVEGLDLDFLAKQTPGFSGADIANVCNEAALIAARYNKTAVDKQDFLDAVDRIVGGLEKKNKIVTPEEKRAIAIHEAGHATVSWMLEHAAPLIKVTIVPRGQSLGAAWYLPEERQIVRPDQMLDEMCATMGGRAAEKVTFNRISTGALSDLEKVTKQARAMVTIYGLNDKIGNVTYYDSTGQSEYSFSKPYSEETAKVIDSEISLLIEGQYQRAITILEENKDKLNELANILIEKEVIFKDDLETIFGKRTFDKNLGEVVS; via the coding sequence ATGGCAAAAAGTAATAATCCCAACCCTAATAAATTTAAAATCAGTTCATGGTTAGTTTATCCTGCCATTTTGATTATATTTCTATTAATTAGTGTCGCAACAGGAGGTTCCAACATGCAGGAACCCGCTCAACTTACCTCCTCTAAATTCAACGTTTTTTTAGAAAAAGGGCAAATTGAAAAAGTAATTGTTTACAATAAGACAGAAGCAGAAGTATTTCTTAAACCAGATGCTTTAAAACTTCCTGAGCATAAAAAAGTTTCAAAAGATATTTTTGACAGACCAAATACAAAAGGACCACAGTATACTTTTGAAATTGGTAACGATCAAATATTTCAAACAAAACTAGAAGCAGCAGTTGCTGAAGGAAAATTGAAAGATTTCAATTTCCTTGCAAAAAGCAATTGGTCTGATATCTTGATTAGTTTATTACCTATCATTATTTTGATCGGTGTTTGGTTGTTCATCATGAGAAAAATGTCAGGCGGCGGCGGTGGCGGCGGCGGACAAATTTTTAACATCGGAAAATCAAAAGCGAAACTTTTTGACGAAAAGACAGATGTTAAAACAACATTTAAAGATGTAGCTGGACTAGAAGGTGCAAAAGAAGAAATACAAGAAATTGTAGAATTCTTGAAAAACCCTGAAAAATACACCAACTTAGGAGGTAAAATACCAAAAGGAGCACTACTTGTAGGACCTCCTGGAACAGGTAAAACATTACTTGCAAAAGCAGTAGCAGGTGAAGCTCAGGTTCCATTTTTCTCTCTGTCAGGTTCTGACTTTGTTGAAATGTTTGTAGGTGTAGGTGCTTCAAGAGTACGTGACCTTTTTAAACAAGCAAAAGAAAAATCTCCTGCCATCATTTTTATTGACGAAATTGATGCTGTGGGTAGAGCAAGAGGAAAAAACAATATGTCAGGTGGTAATGACGAACGTGAAAACACACTAAATCAATTACTGACAGAGATGGACGGTTTTGGAAGCGACTCAAACGTAATTGTTTTGGCAGCAACCAATAGAGCTGATGTTTTAGACAAAGCATTAATGCGTGCCGGACGTTTTGACAGACAAATATTTGTAGACTTACCAGACATTCGTGAGCGTGCAGAAATTTTCAAAGTACACTTAGCACCCTTGAAAAAAGTAGAAGGATTGGATTTGGACTTCTTGGCCAAACAAACTCCTGGTTTCTCTGGAGCAGATATTGCTAACGTGTGTAATGAAGCGGCATTGATTGCAGCTCGTTACAACAAAACAGCCGTAGACAAACAAGATTTCCTTGATGCCGTTGACAGAATAGTTGGTGGACTAGAAAAGAAAAATAAAATTGTAACACCAGAAGAAAAAAGAGCTATTGCTATTCACGAAGCTGGTCACGCAACAGTAAGCTGGATGCTTGAGCATGCAGCGCCGCTTATCAAAGTAACAATTGTACCTAGAGGTCAAAGTTTAGGAGCAGCATGGTATTTGCCAGAAGAACGTCAGATTGTGCGTCCTGATCAAATGCTTGATGAAATGTGTGCCACTATGGGAGGAAGAGCTGCTGAAAAAGTAACCTTCAACCGTATTTCGACTGGAGCTTTGAGCGATTTAGAAAAAGTAACCAAACAAGCACGTGCTATGGTTACAATCTATGGTTTGAATGATAAGATTGGAAACGTAACCTATTATGATTCTACAGGACAAAGTGAGTACAGTTTTTCAAAACCGTATTCTGAGGAAACTGCAAAGGTGATCGATAGCGAAATTTCATTATTAATCGAAGGTCAATACCAAAGAGCGATAACAATTCTAGAGGAAAACAAAGACAAATTAAACGAATTAGCTAACATTTTGATCGAAAAAGAGGTAATCTTTAAAGATGATTTGGAAACTATTTTCGGAAAAAGAACCTTTGACAAAAATTTAGGAGAAGTAGTTTCTTAA
- a CDS encoding lactate utilization protein B/C produces MNIFSKLFGSSNATSKEENNKENKASLPENNLSIDEQFIFNFKKNGGKFLYCENSEEVKEQFENILQENDWYESQVLCYEPTLFTLLDENKLVYNKVTNPKFLFSTCENLIAEEGSILFSSKQIKQHKPYELPTNIIIMAKTSQILGFKTDGLSAIKRKYEGDYPTNITAIKYFEKAKEEDFTQYGSSAKNLYLLLLEDL; encoded by the coding sequence ATGAATATTTTCAGTAAACTTTTTGGCTCTAGTAATGCAACTTCCAAAGAAGAAAATAATAAAGAAAATAAAGCTTCTTTACCTGAAAACAATCTGTCTATAGACGAACAGTTTATTTTTAACTTCAAGAAAAATGGCGGTAAATTTTTATATTGCGAAAATAGTGAAGAAGTAAAAGAGCAGTTCGAAAATATACTTCAAGAAAACGATTGGTACGAAAGTCAAGTTTTGTGCTACGAACCAACTCTTTTCACGCTTTTGGACGAAAACAAATTGGTGTACAATAAAGTAACCAACCCAAAATTTCTTTTCTCTACATGTGAAAATTTAATTGCAGAGGAAGGTTCAATTTTGTTCTCTTCAAAGCAAATCAAACAACACAAACCATACGAGTTACCAACAAACATCATTATCATGGCTAAGACTAGTCAGATTTTGGGTTTCAAAACTGATGGCCTAAGTGCTATCAAAAGAAAATACGAAGGAGACTATCCTACGAACATTACAGCCATTAAGTATTTCGAAAAGGCAAAGGAAGAAGATTTTACTCAATACGGAAGTTCTGCAAAGAACCTATATTTACTGCTTTTAGAAGATCTTTAA